tcgtgtacatgattggattttgtagatataactaccgcacagaaaaagtatcatggatttcgaggctttcatattcaaggttttgaattctacccttgttgaaaacctgtGGAGTTCTCTACAGTttcttaaaacatcaattattttttttgtaaattaggTGCCGTCTCCCTTAACATGCTAACACTTAggtcatatcttttcattttcatattttttttcctgtttGTCTCTGATGTCTTGATTGTTTGAAcgattagtggtatctaacaatatttacgaaaactttctgagaattatgaatatttcttctctgtcagatatggatcattaccaatgataaaatgaaatgccgtacatcacatcttatagaggtttaaatttcaaatattcgtcaataacttaagataaagagcaattttgtctttaacatttcaaatttcaaatgttaaagggtacatttgtattttttgcttcgatttgaaagaaatttatttcagttttttctgtgacaaagtaCACGCATaaccgtacggttacctatagtttgtgtcatttaggtctttttgtggatagttgtctcattggcaataataccacatcttcttttttatatgtcggTATTGCAACAATGTATGATTGACATAATCCCGGGGACACAATAAACAGAtaggtatgaaaaagaaaagatatggggtattctGTATCAGACGAAAGAAAAACTTTTACAGTGTTGAATCCCATAAATATTCACAGTGCAAGCAGTGTATAATAAATAATCggttatttctaaaattaaatgaaCCTGTATACAGTGATGTAAATAATTCTTTATAACGACTTTCAAAGAAACAATGTATTATAAACTACAGCATGTACAGTGCAATTCGTTCTTGTTCTATGTAAACGTAAGCTATATTTGCCTTTTCATGGAAACGAAAGTATAGAGATTATAGAcgatataaagaaaaaaacttcgacttaaagaatgaaaacttacacattgtacatgaaatattttgtcgatgaagaaaattaaattatgtcacttctgaaataagtttgtcgataacgtaacttattctgacggtaaagaaacgcgaattcgatcacttctctgttacgggctgtagaTTTACGACCATTGCGTGTAGATAGAGGTCGCAAAATGGTTCCTTACTTAACTATTTGCTTAATTTTCTCTTGTAAATATGATTTTTGTCATCTGATGAGGAACAAATGTAAACACTGGAGATAACATaactgaaattttgaaaatatacttTTAGGATAGAAAATGGTTGCATTTACTGTGTTGTTAGTGCTTGCCTTAATGGTAGTTCAAGTTTGTTGTTTGCCATGTCTGTCAGACAAATCTAAGAAGATATTTGAGAAAACCAAAAAGACATTGGATGGTTTAGAGAAGGAACTAGAGAGTAAGTACAAATAAACATTGACagcaatcaatttaaaaaaaaaaaaacccacataacaagtcttaaaacaaaacattttcctCCAAACAAAAGTACGGCTCACTTGTGTTTTGTGTGTGTTGTGTAATTTGAGAGGCTAGTGTCTAAAGTTAATGTTTTTTTGGTTGAGGGGAGGGAAAATGAGTGAAAATCAAAATTATTCGAGCTCATGTATGTACTGAACCAAATTGTTTGTTCTGAGTAAAATACTCAAGCCCCCTCCCCTTGCATACATGGACGAATGGTCGATGTCAAAAAGCAATCGTAGCTTTCTTAAAGTTTAGAGACATGACTCCTCTTAAATTATTCCATTATATGCAATCACTTTCGTGTAAACGGTGTTCTTTCTTCAGCTAAGAGAAAAACTACAATGTAATACTAGTATGTATAATGGTTTGCTTATCATTTGATAGAGAAAGAATGGAAAACGTACAAAGATCATTGTTATTATTTTGGAGGAGATCCCGAAACTTGGTTTACTGCAGAGGTAACTTATAATATACGGTATAATGATAAATCATAAGTCTTAAACGTATATCAAAAAATGTTCATTCATTTACTGGTTGTCGGAATATACTTCTCTAATTAAAAACACCCAGAAATTTTGAAAGCTTTAATGTGTTTGCAACCTTCACTTTTGTTTTTTGCAGAAAAAATGTCGTCAAATAGGTGGATATCTGGTCAAAATTGACGACTCTTCAGAAAATGTATGGTTGAAAACACAGTTTAGTAAGAGTAAGCATTTATCATCTTTATACTCTTAAAATTAagataatattaattaaaattctATTGTTAAACTTCATGCTACTGTattaacattgataaaaaaaataccaattcaaCTAAGAAGGAAAAGTAAGAAAGTAGCAATAGGTAATGAAACATAAGTTAGGAACAGTAGGTAAACAAAATGGCGATTACAAGTATATGATAACTGTTCTCATGATACTTCACAGAATACTACAGGTTCAGTAGCACCTTTTATAATGTTCTGGTTAAGTTTAAACCAGTCATGTTTTAGAAGCATCACATACGTATAAAAAAGAGATGTGATAAGATTagcaatgaaacaactatccaccatagaaCAGATGATAACACATGGTCATTGGTGACGGGGAAAAATCTCTATATATAAGCAACGGTTAAGTAAGTGAAAAACAAGTCATACTTGAGTGTTCCGAAAAGATAACAAGCTTCAAAATAATATTAGCATCCTTAAAATGTTATGGCTGTGTCCAAATCATTCCTGTATAAATAACATTACATGAGACCGgtatccgttttttttttatgtagtagGATATACATTGACGAGGTCAACTTATATCCAGTAACGTTTAAATGAATTTCGATACATTCGGAAAGATTGATATTCGCATCAGTTTTCAACTTAAGGTTCTATGGactttattttaattcaatagtattcaagataaattAATGCTGGACATTTGAATTGAAACATTTAAGATGCCCACTACTGGATTGGTCTTACTGATCTTCGCGAAGGAGAGTTTAGGTGGTCTTATGATCAAGAAAAGGCAAAATTTACATCATGGAATAGCAAGGAACCTAACAACTATGGTGGTAATGAAGATTGTGCAGGGCATTATAACAACGTAGATACTTGGTTTGACTCATCTTGTCTTACCTCATTGAACTGGATATGTGAAAGAAACTTCTGTAAGTATCGT
This genomic window from Mytilus galloprovincialis chromosome 9, xbMytGall1.hap1.1, whole genome shotgun sequence contains:
- the LOC143046722 gene encoding perlucin-like protein, which translates into the protein MVAFTVLLVLALMVVQVCCLPCLSDKSKKIFEKTKKTLDGLEKELEKKEWKTYKDHCYYFGGDPETWFTAEKKCRQIGGYLVKIDDSSENVWLKTQFSKNAHYWIGLTDLREGEFRWSYDQEKAKFTSWNSKEPNNYGGNEDCAGHYNNVDTWFDSSCLTSLNWICERNFCN